The following are from one region of the Actinoplanes sp. L3-i22 genome:
- a CDS encoding SDR family NAD(P)-dependent oxidoreductase gives MARRNSRYGTGDIAIVGMSGRFPGAEDVDEFWANVRDGVESISFFTPDQLAAAGTDPAVLRNPDFVAAGSVLTGIDLFDADFFGYSPREAESLDPQQRLFLETCWHALENAGYDSETYPGLVGVYAGCAMSTYLYLLQSNPEFMALLGYLQVHIGNDKDYLTTHVSYKLDLRGPSFNIQTACSTSLLAVAVAADHLVTGQCDMALAGGVCVRIPQEAGYYFEPGGIYSPDGHCRVFDERAEGVVFGSGVGAVVLKRLDDAVADGDSILAVVRGWAVNNDGADKISYTAPGLAGQVDVITRAHRRARVRPGTISYIEAHGTGTPVGDPIEIQALSDAFRTGTSKRNFCAVGSVKTNVGHLDPAAGVASLIKTVLALRHRQLPPSLNCDTPNPKIDFAGSPFYVNTELADWPRNGTPRRAGVSGFGIGGTNVHLVVEEAPAPASRPDPHEHHLLVLSARSDAALDASIENLSAHLTRDLGQSAAEIAYTSQVGRRAFRYRCAVVGQDVPDLAGALAADDRRRVLRAANVAGRPSVAFLFPGQGSQYATMTAGLYESEPVFREQLDHCAAVLSAPLGRDLRDLLYPAAGADPDGLLTRTRFAQPALFAVEYALARLWTHWGVRPDAMLGHSIGEYVAACLAGVFDLDDALALVAERGRLMQQLPAGAMLAVARPPDEVLPLLDGRLDLAARNEPSSCVVSGDSALIGELQDRLDAAGIASSRLHTSHAFHSRMMEPILAPFTAAVARIGPERPRIPYLSNVTGDWITDAEATSPEYWARHLRRPVRFADGLGRLLSEPGRLLLEVGPGQSLSTFARRHPDHTAQQPVVTSVRHPQEPRADRAVLLESVARVWLAGVPVDWSALHGDEHPRRVPLPGYPFERQRYWPEAADGDAPAAPEILKEPDVTDWFYVPSWEYSLTPEPAAVPGLLLFDDGSAVGRAVVERQRRDDAPCVVVRAGERFAAVAPDTYEIRPDHPEDYVALLDALTEPVARILHLWSLGPPAGFDADQQHGFYSLLYLAQALGRRPAHDPVQIVAGTNDLHPVTGEERVEPGRAPLIGVCLTVPQEHPHLRLRSVDVEIGPDDRAGAAAAGQLIAEFGDPEVHPTVAYRMGQRWLQTYEPMPLDEPDGAGPLRESGVYLITGGLGAIGLSLAEHLAETVHARLVLVGRSPFPEPDDWDSWLAAHAPDDPVSVRIARLRAMLANGAEVLVRSADVADPARLRAVVDEARTRFGGLDGVIHGAGNVTADGFFDLDEAGPERCERQFGPKVRGLVALAEAIEGTDPAFVVLLSSISSVLGGLGYVAYAAANLFLDSFAYQRGRSAGVPWVSIAWDTWETDPAVGLPDDPTRLSMSPAEGVDAFRRVLTSALLPQVVVSTGDLPARVDQWVNLRSVRDAADRRDRRSARLHSRPDLSTSYLAPRTDVEKAIAEIWQETLGVAQIGILDHFFTDLGGSSLIATQVVAQVRDRFQVTLPLRRFFEGPTVAEIAGIVDAARGGTP, from the coding sequence ATGGCACGCAGGAATTCCCGGTACGGCACCGGTGACATCGCGATCGTCGGGATGAGCGGCCGGTTCCCCGGCGCCGAGGACGTCGACGAGTTCTGGGCCAACGTGCGCGACGGCGTCGAGTCGATCTCGTTCTTCACGCCCGACCAGCTCGCCGCGGCCGGCACCGATCCGGCCGTGCTGCGCAACCCGGACTTCGTCGCCGCCGGCAGCGTGCTGACCGGGATCGACCTGTTCGACGCGGACTTCTTCGGCTACAGCCCGCGCGAGGCCGAGAGCCTCGACCCGCAGCAGCGGCTCTTCCTGGAGACGTGCTGGCACGCGCTGGAGAACGCCGGGTACGACTCGGAGACCTACCCGGGCCTGGTCGGGGTCTACGCCGGCTGCGCCATGAGCACCTATCTCTACCTGCTGCAGAGCAACCCGGAGTTCATGGCCCTGCTCGGCTACCTGCAGGTGCACATCGGCAACGACAAGGACTACCTGACCACGCACGTGTCGTACAAGCTCGACCTGCGCGGGCCGAGCTTCAACATCCAGACCGCCTGTTCGACGTCGCTGCTGGCGGTGGCGGTCGCCGCGGACCACCTGGTCACCGGCCAGTGCGACATGGCGCTGGCCGGCGGGGTGTGCGTGCGGATCCCGCAGGAGGCCGGCTACTACTTCGAGCCGGGCGGCATCTACTCGCCGGACGGGCACTGCCGGGTCTTCGACGAGCGGGCCGAGGGCGTGGTGTTCGGCAGCGGGGTCGGCGCCGTCGTGCTGAAACGCCTCGACGACGCGGTGGCCGACGGCGACTCGATCCTGGCGGTGGTCCGGGGCTGGGCGGTCAACAACGACGGCGCCGACAAGATCAGCTACACCGCGCCGGGGCTGGCCGGCCAGGTGGACGTGATCACCCGGGCGCATCGGCGGGCCCGGGTCCGGCCGGGGACGATCAGCTACATCGAGGCGCACGGCACCGGTACGCCGGTCGGCGATCCGATCGAGATCCAGGCGCTCAGCGACGCGTTCCGGACCGGCACGTCCAAGCGCAACTTCTGCGCGGTCGGCAGCGTCAAGACCAACGTCGGGCACCTGGACCCGGCGGCCGGCGTGGCCAGCCTGATCAAGACCGTGCTGGCCCTGCGGCACCGCCAGCTGCCGCCGAGCCTGAACTGCGACACCCCGAACCCGAAGATCGACTTCGCGGGCAGCCCGTTCTACGTCAACACCGAGCTGGCGGACTGGCCGCGCAACGGCACCCCGCGGCGCGCCGGGGTCAGCGGCTTCGGCATCGGCGGCACCAACGTGCACCTGGTCGTCGAGGAGGCGCCCGCACCGGCGAGCCGGCCCGACCCGCACGAGCACCACCTGCTGGTGCTCTCGGCGCGCAGCGACGCCGCGCTCGACGCGTCGATCGAGAACCTGTCGGCGCACCTGACCCGGGACCTCGGCCAGTCCGCCGCGGAGATCGCCTACACCTCCCAGGTGGGCCGGCGCGCGTTCCGGTACCGCTGCGCGGTCGTCGGCCAGGACGTCCCGGACCTGGCCGGCGCGCTGGCCGCGGACGACCGGCGGCGGGTGCTGCGGGCCGCCAACGTGGCCGGCCGGCCCTCGGTCGCCTTCCTGTTCCCGGGCCAGGGCTCGCAGTACGCCACCATGACGGCCGGCCTGTACGAGAGCGAGCCGGTCTTCCGCGAGCAGCTCGACCACTGCGCGGCGGTGCTGTCCGCGCCGCTCGGGCGGGACCTGCGCGACCTGCTCTACCCCGCGGCCGGAGCCGATCCGGACGGGCTGCTCACCCGGACCCGCTTCGCCCAGCCCGCGCTGTTCGCCGTCGAGTACGCCCTGGCCCGACTCTGGACGCACTGGGGAGTGCGGCCGGACGCGATGCTCGGCCACAGCATCGGCGAGTACGTCGCCGCCTGCCTGGCCGGCGTGTTCGACCTCGACGACGCGCTCGCCCTGGTCGCCGAGCGGGGACGGCTGATGCAGCAACTGCCGGCCGGCGCGATGCTGGCGGTCGCCCGGCCGCCGGACGAGGTGCTGCCGCTGCTCGACGGGCGACTCGACCTGGCCGCCCGCAACGAGCCGTCGTCCTGCGTCGTCTCCGGCGACAGCGCGCTGATCGGCGAGCTGCAGGACCGGCTGGACGCCGCCGGCATCGCGAGCAGCCGGCTGCACACCTCGCACGCGTTCCACTCCCGGATGATGGAGCCGATCCTGGCGCCGTTCACCGCGGCCGTCGCCCGGATCGGGCCCGAGCGGCCGCGGATCCCGTACCTGTCGAACGTCACCGGCGACTGGATCACCGACGCCGAGGCCACCTCCCCCGAATACTGGGCCCGGCACCTGCGCCGGCCGGTCCGCTTCGCCGACGGCCTGGGCCGGCTGCTGAGCGAGCCCGGCCGCCTGCTGCTGGAGGTCGGCCCGGGCCAGAGCCTGAGCACCTTCGCCCGCCGGCACCCGGACCACACGGCCCAGCAGCCGGTCGTCACCTCGGTCCGGCATCCGCAGGAGCCGCGCGCCGACCGGGCGGTCCTGCTGGAGTCGGTGGCCCGGGTCTGGCTGGCCGGGGTCCCGGTGGACTGGTCCGCCCTGCACGGCGACGAGCACCCCCGGCGGGTCCCGCTGCCGGGCTATCCGTTCGAGCGGCAGCGGTACTGGCCGGAGGCCGCCGACGGGGACGCCCCCGCGGCCCCGGAGATCCTCAAGGAGCCGGACGTCACCGACTGGTTCTACGTCCCGTCCTGGGAGTACTCGCTGACCCCGGAGCCGGCCGCGGTGCCCGGCCTGCTGCTGTTCGACGACGGCTCGGCGGTCGGCCGGGCGGTCGTCGAGCGGCAACGGCGCGACGACGCGCCGTGCGTCGTGGTCCGGGCGGGCGAGCGCTTCGCCGCCGTCGCGCCGGACACCTACGAGATCCGCCCGGACCACCCCGAGGACTACGTCGCGCTGCTCGACGCGCTCACCGAGCCGGTCGCGCGCATCCTGCACCTGTGGAGCCTCGGGCCACCGGCCGGGTTCGACGCCGACCAGCAGCACGGCTTCTACAGCCTGCTCTACCTCGCCCAGGCCCTGGGCCGCCGGCCCGCGCACGACCCGGTGCAGATCGTGGCCGGCACCAACGACCTGCACCCGGTCACCGGCGAGGAGCGGGTCGAGCCGGGCCGGGCGCCCCTGATCGGCGTCTGCCTGACCGTCCCGCAGGAGCATCCGCACCTGCGGCTGCGCAGCGTCGACGTGGAGATCGGGCCGGACGACCGGGCCGGCGCGGCGGCGGCCGGTCAGCTGATCGCCGAGTTCGGCGACCCCGAGGTGCATCCGACGGTGGCCTACCGGATGGGGCAGCGCTGGCTGCAGACCTACGAGCCGATGCCGCTGGACGAGCCGGACGGCGCCGGCCCGCTGCGCGAGTCCGGGGTGTACCTGATCACCGGCGGGCTCGGCGCCATCGGCCTGAGCCTGGCCGAGCACCTCGCCGAGACGGTGCACGCCCGGCTGGTGCTGGTCGGCCGCTCGCCGTTCCCCGAGCCGGACGACTGGGACTCCTGGCTGGCGGCGCACGCGCCGGACGACCCGGTCAGCGTCCGGATCGCCCGGCTGCGCGCGATGCTGGCCAACGGCGCCGAGGTGCTGGTCCGCAGCGCCGACGTGGCCGACCCGGCCCGGCTGCGCGCGGTGGTCGACGAGGCCCGCACCCGGTTCGGCGGGCTGGACGGCGTGATCCACGGCGCCGGCAACGTCACCGCCGACGGGTTCTTCGACCTCGACGAGGCCGGCCCGGAGCGCTGCGAGCGGCAGTTCGGGCCGAAGGTCCGCGGGCTGGTCGCGCTCGCCGAGGCGATCGAGGGCACCGACCCGGCGTTCGTGGTGCTGCTCTCGTCGATCTCCTCGGTGCTGGGCGGGCTCGGCTACGTGGCGTACGCCGCGGCGAACCTGTTCCTGGACTCCTTCGCCTACCAGCGCGGCCGCTCCGCCGGGGTGCCCTGGGTCAGCATCGCCTGGGACACCTGGGAGACCGACCCGGCGGTCGGCCTGCCGGACGACCCGACCCGGCTGAGCATGAGCCCGGCCGAGGGCGTGGACGCGTTCCGGCGCGTCCTCACCTCGGCCCTGCTGCCCCAGGTGGTGGTCTCGACCGGCGACCTGCCCGCCCGGGTCGACCAGTGGGTCAACCTGCGCTCGGTGCGCGACGCCGCGGACCGCCGCGACCGCCGGTCCGCCCGGTTGCACTCGCGGCCCGACCTGTCGACCTCGTACCTGGCGCCGCGCACCGACGTGGAGAAGGCGATCGCCGAGATCTGGCAGGAGACCCTCGGCGTCGCCCAGATCGGCATCCTCGACCACTTCTTCACCGACCTCGGCGGCAGCTCGCTGATCGCCACCCAGGTCGTCGCGCAGGTGCGCGACCGGTTCCAGGTCACCCTGCCGCTGCGCCGGTTCTTCGAGGGGCCGACGGTGGCCGAGATCGCCGGGATCGTCGACGCCGCCCGCGGGGGCACGCCGTGA
- a CDS encoding non-ribosomal peptide synthetase: MATAVNPDPRQPGRRIDHLPADRRAVLEKLLAARAGSLPGIGRRTTSGPAPLSFAQQRLWFLDQLMPGNPIYNLTGAYRIREPIDRVALQRALDEMVRRHGSLRTTFTAVHGDPVQVVAPHGTLPLRHVDLGRVPAGERVATARRMADEESQLPFDLATGPLIRATLLRLSGTDQILVLTMHHIVSDAWSLAVFWDELTTLWTAFAEGRPSPLPEPPLQYADFAVWQQERFGGDAADGRLRYWTDLLRDAPTLELPSDHPRPAAQSGRGGVCPFTVRSITADLHRIGRQEHTTAFMTLFAVFTTLLFRYSGQQDVVTGTFTADRGRAETEGIIGFFVNTLVLRSDFTGSPTFREVLRQTRKTTLDAYAHQEVPFARVVQALAPERDPSRNPLVQAAFQLLTGAGAEAAADDDGRVDLPHHTAILDLTISTWPDGDDLSGEIEYSTDLFEADTIARMAGHFATLLRAACADPDAPVAALPLLTEAERGQLLDRWNTTRAVARADDTIVSLLAAQARRTPGAVAVVHGEEQLTYAQLHERADRLARRLRAAGVGPERLVGVCVERSPAMVVALLSVLKAGGAYVPLDPSYPRERLALMLDDSDAVVLTEAGLRDKLPDRPVILLEADDDADSDGDVAPAGIRPGDLAYVIYTSGSTGRPKGVAIEHRSAAAFLRWALDAFDPASLAGVLAATSICFDLSVFELFAPLSAGGTVILADTVLHLPHLPARDRVTLVNSVPSAVGELLHSGGLPDGVRVINLAGEVLTESLADTLSRRPTLDRLHNLYGPTEATTYATYARIAPGAGRPGIGRPVAGTRVYILDGELEPVPIGVTGELFLGGAGVARGYLGRPGLTAESFRPDPFAGRPGERMYRTGDLARFRPDGTVDFVGRDDQQVKVRGFRIELGEIEAVLGGHPAVSGAAVVARPGADGDTRLVAYVVRGATPADRPAGPAADVARWREIWDETYRRQPADGGWNSSYTGASLPAEDLRDWLDSVAARIAALGPRRILEIGCGTGALLSRLAAGCDRVCGTDFSAVAVRHLRERVRADRLGHVTVLHRAADDFDGFATGEFDAVVLNSVAQYFPGVESLLAVVEGALRVVRPGGHVVFGAVRSLPLLEAFHTSVELSRAPAALPVPQLLERVRRRVADEDQLLIDPDFFEALPERFPAIGGVRIEPEGGRYRNELTRFRYRAVLRVGPAPAGPDVPVWLGWKRDRLTLPALRARLAGGTPAPLGVTGIPNARLTRELAARDLLAGAGRPDTAGELRRAVDARPDGDVDPESVRSVVDGLPYAIDLRWAGAGDRFDALFHPLGTGAAPAFPRRPGRRRPWPAYTNDPAQAVRARELVPELRRYLQARLPGYMIPAVIVVLDALPMTRNGKVDRGALPVPEAAGPRNQESSAPPRTATEERIAEIWRQHLGLDQVGAHDNFFKLGGHSLLAIRVVARMRETFRLELPLPVIFETPTIAGLAQVVDDARDRGEHDATPGIVAVSREAHAAVLTIDGGLDRGQR; encoded by the coding sequence ATGGCAACCGCGGTGAACCCGGATCCCCGGCAGCCCGGCCGGCGGATCGACCACCTGCCCGCGGACCGGCGGGCGGTCCTGGAGAAGCTGCTGGCCGCCCGGGCCGGGTCGCTGCCGGGCATCGGGCGCCGCACCACGTCCGGGCCGGCCCCGCTCTCCTTCGCCCAGCAGCGGCTCTGGTTCCTCGACCAGCTGATGCCCGGCAACCCGATCTACAACCTCACCGGCGCCTACCGGATCCGCGAGCCGATCGACCGGGTGGCCCTGCAGCGGGCGCTCGACGAGATGGTGCGCCGGCACGGGTCGCTGCGGACCACCTTCACCGCCGTGCACGGGGACCCGGTCCAGGTCGTCGCGCCGCACGGGACGCTCCCGCTGCGGCACGTGGACCTGGGCCGGGTGCCGGCCGGCGAGCGCGTGGCCACCGCCCGGCGGATGGCCGACGAGGAGAGCCAGCTCCCCTTCGACCTGGCCACCGGGCCGCTGATCCGGGCCACGCTGCTGCGGCTGTCCGGGACCGATCAGATCCTCGTGCTGACCATGCACCACATCGTGTCCGACGCCTGGTCGCTGGCGGTGTTCTGGGACGAGCTGACCACCCTGTGGACGGCCTTCGCCGAGGGCCGGCCCAGCCCGCTGCCCGAGCCGCCGCTGCAGTACGCCGACTTCGCGGTGTGGCAGCAGGAGCGGTTCGGCGGCGACGCGGCCGACGGCCGGCTCCGGTACTGGACGGACCTGCTCCGCGACGCCCCGACCCTGGAACTGCCCTCCGACCATCCGCGGCCCGCGGCGCAATCCGGGCGCGGCGGGGTCTGCCCGTTCACCGTCCGGTCGATCACCGCCGACCTGCACCGGATCGGCCGGCAGGAGCACACCACCGCGTTCATGACCCTGTTCGCGGTCTTCACCACGCTGCTGTTCCGCTACAGCGGCCAGCAGGACGTCGTCACCGGCACGTTCACCGCCGACCGGGGACGCGCCGAGACCGAGGGCATCATCGGCTTCTTCGTCAACACGCTGGTGCTGCGCAGCGACTTCACCGGCTCGCCGACGTTCCGCGAGGTGCTCCGGCAGACCCGGAAGACCACCCTTGACGCGTACGCCCATCAGGAGGTCCCGTTCGCGCGGGTGGTCCAGGCGCTCGCGCCCGAGCGCGACCCGAGCCGCAACCCGCTCGTGCAGGCCGCCTTCCAGCTGCTGACCGGGGCCGGCGCGGAGGCCGCGGCGGACGACGACGGACGGGTCGACCTGCCGCACCACACGGCGATCCTGGACCTGACCATCAGCACCTGGCCGGACGGCGACGACCTGTCCGGGGAGATCGAGTACAGCACCGACCTGTTCGAGGCGGACACCATCGCCCGGATGGCCGGGCACTTCGCGACGCTGCTGCGCGCGGCCTGCGCCGACCCGGACGCCCCGGTGGCCGCCCTCCCCCTGCTCACCGAGGCGGAACGCGGGCAGCTCCTGGACCGGTGGAACACCACCCGGGCGGTGGCGCGCGCCGACGACACGATCGTCTCCCTGCTGGCGGCGCAGGCCCGCCGGACGCCCGGCGCGGTCGCGGTCGTCCACGGCGAGGAGCAGCTGACCTACGCGCAGCTGCACGAGCGGGCGGATCGCCTGGCCCGTCGTCTGCGGGCCGCTGGGGTGGGGCCGGAACGGCTGGTCGGGGTCTGTGTCGAGCGGTCGCCGGCGATGGTGGTGGCCCTGCTCAGCGTACTGAAGGCCGGGGGTGCCTATGTCCCGCTCGACCCGTCCTATCCACGGGAGCGGCTCGCGCTGATGCTGGACGACTCGGACGCCGTCGTGCTGACCGAGGCGGGCCTGCGCGACAAGCTGCCGGACCGGCCGGTCATCCTGCTCGAAGCCGACGACGATGCCGACAGCGACGGCGACGTGGCGCCGGCCGGGATCCGGCCCGGCGACCTGGCGTACGTCATCTACACCTCCGGCTCCACCGGCCGGCCCAAGGGCGTCGCCATCGAGCACCGCAGCGCCGCGGCCTTCCTCCGCTGGGCGCTGGACGCCTTCGACCCGGCCAGCCTGGCCGGGGTGCTCGCGGCCACCTCGATCTGCTTCGACCTGTCGGTCTTCGAGCTGTTCGCGCCGCTGAGCGCGGGCGGCACGGTGATCCTGGCGGACACCGTGCTGCATCTGCCGCACCTGCCGGCGCGTGACCGGGTCACCCTGGTCAACAGCGTCCCGTCCGCGGTCGGCGAGCTGCTGCACTCCGGTGGCCTGCCGGACGGCGTCCGGGTGATCAACCTGGCCGGTGAGGTGCTGACCGAGTCGCTGGCGGACACCCTGAGCCGGCGGCCGACGCTGGACCGGCTGCACAACCTGTACGGGCCGACCGAGGCCACCACGTACGCCACCTACGCCCGGATCGCCCCCGGCGCCGGCCGGCCGGGCATCGGGCGGCCGGTCGCCGGCACCCGGGTGTACATCCTGGACGGCGAGCTGGAACCGGTCCCGATCGGGGTCACCGGCGAGCTGTTCCTCGGCGGTGCCGGCGTCGCCCGCGGCTATCTGGGCCGGCCCGGGCTGACCGCGGAGAGCTTCCGGCCGGATCCGTTCGCGGGCCGGCCCGGCGAGCGGATGTACCGCACCGGGGACCTGGCCCGCTTCCGGCCCGACGGCACGGTGGACTTCGTCGGACGCGACGACCAGCAGGTCAAGGTGCGCGGCTTCCGGATCGAGCTGGGCGAGATCGAGGCGGTGCTGGGCGGGCACCCCGCGGTGTCCGGCGCCGCCGTGGTGGCCCGCCCGGGAGCGGACGGCGACACCCGCCTGGTCGCCTACGTGGTGCGCGGCGCCACGCCGGCCGACCGGCCGGCCGGGCCCGCCGCCGACGTGGCCCGCTGGCGCGAGATCTGGGACGAGACGTATCGCCGGCAGCCCGCGGACGGCGGCTGGAACAGCAGCTACACCGGGGCGTCGCTGCCCGCGGAGGACCTGCGCGACTGGCTCGACAGCGTGGCGGCCCGCATCGCGGCGCTCGGCCCGCGCCGGATCCTGGAGATCGGCTGCGGCACCGGCGCGCTGCTGTCGCGTCTGGCCGCCGGGTGCGACCGGGTCTGCGGGACCGACTTCTCCGCCGTGGCGGTGCGGCACCTGCGCGAGCGGGTCCGGGCCGACCGGCTCGGGCACGTCACGGTGCTGCACCGCGCCGCGGACGACTTCGACGGCTTCGCCACCGGCGAGTTCGACGCGGTCGTGCTCAACTCGGTGGCGCAGTACTTCCCCGGCGTCGAGTCGCTGCTCGCGGTCGTCGAGGGCGCGCTGCGGGTGGTCCGGCCGGGCGGGCACGTGGTGTTCGGCGCGGTGCGCAGCCTGCCGCTGCTGGAGGCGTTCCACACCTCGGTGGAGCTGTCCCGGGCGCCGGCCGCGCTGCCCGTGCCGCAGCTGCTGGAACGCGTGCGCCGGCGGGTCGCCGACGAGGACCAGCTACTGATCGACCCGGACTTCTTCGAGGCGTTGCCGGAGCGTTTCCCGGCGATCGGCGGGGTGCGGATCGAGCCCGAGGGCGGGCGTTACCGCAACGAGCTGACCCGGTTCCGCTACCGGGCCGTGCTGCGGGTCGGGCCCGCGCCGGCCGGCCCGGACGTACCGGTGTGGCTGGGCTGGAAGCGCGACCGGCTGACCCTGCCCGCGCTGCGCGCCCGGCTGGCCGGCGGCACCCCGGCCCCGCTGGGCGTGACCGGCATCCCGAACGCCCGGCTGACCCGCGAGCTCGCGGCCCGTGACCTGCTGGCCGGCGCCGGCCGGCCGGACACCGCCGGCGAGCTGCGCCGCGCCGTGGACGCGCGGCCCGACGGGGACGTCGACCCGGAGTCGGTCCGGTCCGTGGTGGACGGCCTGCCGTACGCGATCGACCTGCGCTGGGCCGGCGCCGGCGACCGCTTCGACGCGCTGTTCCACCCGCTCGGCACCGGCGCGGCGCCGGCGTTCCCGCGCCGGCCGGGCCGGCGCCGCCCGTGGCCGGCGTACACCAACGACCCGGCGCAGGCCGTCCGGGCCCGCGAACTGGTCCCCGAGCTGCGCCGCTACCTGCAGGCCCGGCTGCCCGGCTACATGATCCCGGCGGTCATCGTGGTGCTGGACGCCCTGCCGATGACCCGCAACGGCAAGGTCGACCGCGGCGCGCTGCCGGTGCCGGAGGCGGCCGGGCCCCGCAACCAGGAGTCGTCGGCGCCGCCCCGGACCGCCACCGAGGAGAGGATCGCCGAGATCTGGCGCCAGCACCTCGGGCTCGACCAGGTCGGCGCACACGACAACTTCTTCAAGCTGGGCGGGCACTCCCTGCTGGCGATCCGGGTGGTCGCGCGGATGCGTGAGACGTTCCGGCTGGAGCTGCCGCTGCCCGTCATCTTCGAGACGCCGACGATCGCGGGCCTGGCCCAGGTGGTCGACGACGCCCGGGACCGCGGTGAGCACGACGCGACGCCCGGCATCGTGGCGGTCTCCCGCGAGGCGCACGCCGCCGTCCTGACCATCGACGGCGGGCTCGACCGAGGTCAACGGTGA
- a CDS encoding class I SAM-dependent methyltransferase codes for MTDAGRRLAALPADRRRLLRRLLAAASVKAGYRRYYDEVNERLNANGFGAVSYFLNYGYTPGDDPGQARVELPRHCLNKNSIRLVLELVADCPVEGRAVLDVGCGRGGTAHTLHTYLPPARIVGVDLSAGAVAFCRRAHGFAGFLEADAEALPFRPACFDVVTNVESSHSYPDRTAFFREVFRVLRPGGWFLWTDVLPAAETRRALAALVATGFVVRAERDVTPNVLLSCRETAAQHAMAFGPPDDPGELGEFLALPGSDVYRGMRDGGYRYLMLRLTRPEGEVAWQPR; via the coding sequence ATGACTGATGCCGGACGGCGGCTCGCCGCCCTGCCCGCCGACCGACGCCGGCTGCTGCGCCGGTTGCTCGCGGCCGCCTCGGTGAAGGCCGGCTACCGCCGCTACTACGACGAGGTCAACGAGCGGCTGAACGCGAACGGGTTCGGCGCGGTGTCGTACTTCCTGAACTACGGCTACACGCCGGGCGACGATCCCGGTCAGGCCCGGGTCGAGCTGCCCCGGCACTGTCTCAACAAGAACTCGATCCGGCTCGTGCTGGAACTGGTCGCCGACTGCCCGGTCGAGGGCCGGGCCGTGCTCGACGTCGGCTGCGGCCGCGGCGGGACCGCGCACACGCTGCACACCTACCTGCCGCCCGCGCGGATCGTCGGCGTCGACCTGTCCGCCGGGGCGGTCGCGTTCTGCCGCCGCGCGCACGGCTTCGCCGGCTTCCTGGAGGCGGACGCGGAGGCGCTGCCGTTCCGGCCGGCGTGCTTCGACGTCGTCACGAACGTGGAGTCCTCGCACAGCTATCCGGACCGGACCGCGTTCTTCCGGGAGGTCTTCCGGGTCCTGCGCCCCGGCGGGTGGTTCCTCTGGACCGACGTGCTGCCCGCCGCCGAGACCCGCCGGGCGCTGGCCGCGCTGGTCGCGACGGGTTTCGTGGTCCGGGCCGAACGCGACGTCACCCCGAACGTCCTGCTGTCCTGCCGGGAGACCGCCGCCCAGCACGCCATGGCGTTCGGGCCGCCCGACGATCCCGGTGAGCTCGGCGAGTTCCTGGCGCTGCCCGGCTCGGACGTCTACCGGGGCATGCGCGACGGCGGCTACCGGTACCTGATGCTCAGGCTCACCCGGCCGGAGGGCGAGGTCGCATGGCAACCGCGGTGA